A single region of the Streptomyces sp. NBC_00236 genome encodes:
- a CDS encoding glyoxalase gives MTFIEALTIEVADTAAAHRFYTALGLDTRVGLRASDAPTTGFRGFSLSLTVSQPADVRGFVDAAVDAGATALKPASKSFWGYGGVVRSPDGTIWKIATSAKKDTAPATGRIDQLILLLGVDSVTASKRFYVGRGLTVAKSFGSKYVEFDTQDGPVKLALYGRRALAKDVGVPVDGTGSHRLALVGDSGAFTDPDGFGWEAASLTTAP, from the coding sequence ATGACCTTCATCGAAGCCCTCACCATCGAGGTGGCCGACACCGCCGCCGCCCACCGCTTCTACACCGCCCTCGGCCTGGACACCCGGGTGGGCCTGCGCGCCTCGGACGCGCCCACCACCGGATTCCGCGGTTTCTCGCTGTCGCTCACGGTCTCCCAGCCGGCCGACGTCCGCGGCTTCGTCGACGCCGCCGTCGACGCCGGCGCCACCGCGCTCAAGCCCGCCTCGAAGTCCTTCTGGGGCTACGGCGGCGTCGTCCGGTCCCCGGACGGAACGATCTGGAAGATCGCGACCTCCGCGAAGAAGGACACCGCCCCGGCCACCGGACGGATCGACCAGCTGATTCTCCTGCTGGGCGTCGACAGTGTGACCGCGAGCAAGCGTTTCTACGTCGGGCGCGGCCTCACCGTGGCCAAGAGCTTCGGCAGCAAGTACGTCGAGTTCGACACCCAGGACGGCCCCGTCAAGCTCGCCCTCTACGGGCGCCGCGCCCTGGCCAAGGACGTCGGCGTCCCCGTCGACGGCACGGGCTCCCACCGCCTGGCCCTCGTGGGCGACTCCGGCGCCTTCACCGACCCGGACGGATTCGGCTGGGAGGCCGCCTCCCTGACGACCGCGCCCTGA
- a CDS encoding alpha/beta hydrolase — translation MILRPLYTRLDETVVEEIPFRAGDGTRLGLTRVGTGRGDRPAVLLLHGHTASSDMFLQPETRNLVDVLLDEGYEPWLLDWRGSCRLPYNETGRRYTYDDVALYDIPAAVTYIRQRLGGRPLFVVAHCIGALSLSMSMTAGLVPGLAGVVAQGVFLTPKLAARTSLKMTMAGELFRSRFDHIPVDFRKVGFWSRYTPLFALASKGASCPDPTCQILSNSAWCVGASLFVHENLSDATHERLAQLLGPAPLWILPHLRRVALARSVVRWNQGDDRYRALPENALDRAGRIDCPVLLVSGSENGMWLDSQKLCHEVLAARQPQLDVRYEEIPGYGHFDAFVGRGAALDVFGHIVDFLDAHA, via the coding sequence ATGATCCTGCGGCCCCTGTACACACGCCTCGACGAGACCGTCGTCGAGGAGATCCCCTTCCGGGCGGGCGACGGCACCCGGCTGGGGCTCACCCGGGTCGGGACCGGCCGCGGGGACCGGCCCGCCGTGCTGCTCCTGCACGGCCACACGGCCTCGTCGGACATGTTCCTGCAACCGGAGACCCGCAATCTCGTCGACGTGCTCCTCGACGAGGGGTACGAGCCGTGGCTGCTCGACTGGCGGGGCAGCTGCCGGCTGCCGTACAACGAGACCGGTCGCCGCTACACGTACGACGACGTCGCGCTGTACGACATCCCCGCAGCGGTCACGTACATCCGTCAACGGCTGGGCGGCCGACCGCTGTTCGTCGTGGCGCACTGCATCGGCGCGCTCTCGCTCTCGATGAGCATGACCGCGGGACTCGTGCCGGGCCTGGCGGGCGTGGTCGCGCAGGGGGTGTTCCTGACGCCCAAGCTGGCGGCCCGGACCTCGCTGAAGATGACGATGGCCGGCGAACTGTTCCGGTCCCGCTTCGACCACATCCCGGTGGACTTCCGCAAGGTCGGGTTCTGGTCGCGCTACACCCCGCTGTTCGCCCTGGCGTCGAAGGGGGCGAGCTGCCCCGACCCCACCTGTCAGATCCTGTCCAACTCGGCCTGGTGTGTGGGTGCTTCACTGTTCGTGCACGAGAACCTGTCGGACGCCACCCATGAACGCCTGGCGCAGCTCCTCGGCCCGGCACCGCTGTGGATCCTGCCGCATCTGCGGCGGGTCGCGCTGGCCCGCAGCGTGGTGCGCTGGAATCAGGGCGACGACCGTTACCGGGCACTGCCCGAGAACGCCCTGGACCGGGCCGGCCGGATCGACTGCCCCGTCCTGCTGGTCTCCGGCAGCGAGAACGGCATGTGGCTGGACTCCCAGAAGCTCTGCCACGAGGTGCTCGCCGCCCGGCAGCCCCAACTGGACGTGCGGTACGAGGAGATCCCGGGCTACGGCCACTTCGACGCGTTCGTCGGCCGGGGCGCCGCACTGGACGTGTTCGGGCACATCGTGGACTTCCTCGACGCGCACGCGTAA
- a CDS encoding thioester reductase domain-containing protein — protein MGEVNEDVPPSRPSTGQQRAGEAAERGGGRLTVSGLLARVRPATAPAASGPTAAGPEAGGEAVGGEPARLAEIIAAEAARLLPGGSMGPDTDFFDAGGTSVDAVALVANLARDSGLELSLDDVFADARPRRLAARALAADGGRPQAVPAPHRGAGTGVAATADTDLELILADLARADGLPWARRPEAAPPRKVLLTGATGFLGGHMLLDLLRHSDAHVFCLVRADDADEGTERLGAALKRFSLPWSGEIRRRVTVLPGDLRLPRLGLVDERWNELAGELDSVVSVAAAVDFLRGYPSLRQSNVIGPLTLAELAATGRPKPLHHISSIAVFNEIGIESMGEDDPVAHIDGLVAGYDKSKWAAEAVLRRAREHGLVVTLLRPGGIGGHTRTGASNPQDLSSGMMSVFSRFRTVPAFRHLNAAPVDWVSRVAVAAICEPEAWGYNYHLSGTPNSLPDVVHDMKLGGMNVRVQDWEEWRLDVMARLRDEPVAELDFLARVLASPTAVKLCEATLMGPAATGERTEAFVAAQNLPASTRYGMQEQLKTFERLAGDGLARLPQRTDQPYLWFPETMRGGLGPAGGPADTPCAASFTLSIVSMYQLVKERRVDVRGELSCTLLHPDPLVVEQGDVWVRPEEGIPLEHGVHHPLLRYRLRLRDADGGGWWLEGRKSAHARRDLWRQTRALTVELGREGEPATLEGEIVVPSDSYVRDQVDGIRVDPRLSGQEKRLAKLSWLAWFGLEIGRGLLGPFARVGADLLDLRRHPTLTERKR, from the coding sequence ATGGGCGAAGTGAACGAGGACGTGCCGCCGAGCCGCCCGAGTACCGGGCAGCAGCGGGCGGGTGAGGCGGCCGAGCGGGGCGGAGGCCGGCTGACGGTGTCGGGCCTGCTGGCCAGGGTCCGGCCGGCGACGGCCCCGGCCGCCTCGGGGCCGACGGCCGCCGGGCCGGAAGCCGGTGGGGAGGCGGTCGGCGGGGAGCCGGCCCGGCTGGCCGAGATCATCGCGGCCGAGGCAGCCCGTCTGCTGCCGGGCGGGTCGATGGGGCCCGACACCGACTTCTTCGACGCCGGAGGAACGTCGGTCGACGCGGTGGCGCTCGTCGCCAACCTGGCCCGGGACTCCGGCCTGGAGCTCAGCCTCGACGACGTGTTCGCCGACGCCAGACCGCGCCGCCTCGCCGCACGCGCGCTCGCGGCGGACGGGGGCCGGCCACAGGCGGTGCCCGCCCCGCACCGCGGTGCCGGAACCGGTGTCGCAGCGACCGCTGACACCGACCTCGAACTCATCCTGGCCGACCTCGCCCGCGCCGACGGGCTGCCCTGGGCCCGCCGGCCGGAGGCCGCCCCGCCCCGCAAGGTCCTGCTGACCGGGGCGACCGGCTTCCTCGGCGGCCACATGCTGCTCGATCTGCTGCGCCACAGCGACGCGCACGTGTTCTGCCTGGTGCGCGCGGACGACGCGGACGAAGGCACCGAACGGCTCGGCGCGGCGCTCAAGCGGTTCTCCCTGCCCTGGTCCGGTGAGATCCGCAGAAGGGTGACGGTCCTGCCGGGCGACCTCCGCCTGCCGCGCCTCGGACTGGTGGACGAGCGCTGGAACGAGCTGGCCGGGGAGCTGGACTCCGTCGTGAGCGTGGCCGCGGCGGTCGACTTCCTGCGCGGCTATCCGTCGTTGCGGCAGAGCAACGTGATCGGGCCGCTGACGCTCGCGGAACTGGCGGCCACCGGACGGCCGAAGCCGCTGCACCACATCTCCTCGATCGCGGTCTTCAACGAGATCGGCATCGAGTCCATGGGCGAGGACGACCCCGTCGCCCACATCGACGGCCTGGTCGCCGGGTACGACAAGTCGAAGTGGGCCGCGGAGGCCGTGCTCCGGCGGGCCCGCGAACACGGTCTGGTGGTCACCCTGCTGCGGCCGGGCGGCATCGGTGGGCACACCAGGACGGGGGCGAGCAACCCGCAGGACCTCAGCAGCGGCATGATGTCGGTGTTCAGCCGGTTCCGTACGGTGCCCGCGTTCCGCCACCTCAACGCCGCACCGGTGGACTGGGTGAGCCGGGTGGCGGTGGCCGCGATCTGCGAGCCCGAGGCCTGGGGCTACAACTACCACCTCAGCGGTACGCCGAACTCCCTGCCGGACGTGGTCCATGACATGAAGCTCGGCGGCATGAACGTGCGCGTCCAGGACTGGGAGGAGTGGCGGCTCGACGTCATGGCCCGGCTGCGGGACGAGCCGGTCGCCGAACTCGACTTCCTGGCACGGGTCCTGGCGAGCCCCACCGCCGTGAAACTGTGCGAGGCGACCCTGATGGGCCCGGCGGCCACCGGTGAGCGCACCGAGGCGTTCGTCGCCGCACAGAACCTGCCCGCCTCGACCCGGTACGGCATGCAGGAGCAGCTGAAGACCTTCGAACGGCTGGCCGGGGACGGCCTTGCCCGGCTCCCGCAGCGCACCGACCAGCCCTATCTGTGGTTCCCCGAGACGATGCGGGGCGGCCTGGGCCCGGCCGGCGGCCCCGCAGACACCCCGTGCGCCGCTTCGTTCACCCTGTCCATCGTGAGCATGTACCAACTGGTCAAGGAGCGCCGGGTGGACGTGCGGGGCGAGCTCTCCTGCACCCTCCTGCACCCCGACCCCCTCGTGGTCGAGCAGGGCGATGTGTGGGTCCGCCCCGAGGAAGGCATCCCGCTGGAGCACGGGGTGCACCATCCGCTGCTGCGATACCGGCTGCGGCTGCGTGACGCCGACGGCGGCGGGTGGTGGCTGGAGGGCAGGAAGTCCGCCCACGCGCGGCGTGACCTGTGGCGCCAGACGCGCGCGCTGACGGTCGAGCTCGGGCGCGAGGGCGAACCCGCGACGCTGGAGGGCGAGATCGTCGTGCCCTCCGACAGTTACGTACGGGACCAGGTCGACGGCATCCGCGTCGATCCACGCCTGTCCGGCCAGGAGAAGCGGCTCGCCAAGCTGAGCTGGCTCGCCTGGTTCGGCCTGGAGATCGGCCGCGGACTGCTCGGCCCGTTCGCCCGGGTCGGCGCGGACCTGCTCGACCTACGCCGGCACCCGACCCTGACGGAGCGCAAGCGATGA
- a CDS encoding alpha/beta hydrolase: MVHTETLASAALNTVSRVSGGLAGAGTYTLFHMPLARSRMRNSERELFGKADTGRLKVNGKLAVTYRWGDGERPVLLVHGWQSRGSRLADFVPGLLDRGYSVITFDAPGHGDATGRSTTILEYRDIITGLQNEYGEFEAVIAHSLGALGSFFALQGGVTAKRIVTISGVCDYDYLIEEFSSALKLRGPLKAQLHQRVAKNLFPGMPAELTPFSAVNTVTDLEPPLLVIHDEDDTRISVKQGRRLAAAFGGQARLIITSGLGHRRILGDADVVRTVLDFVEHGPDRSADAPTEAEAASEAAATQ; this comes from the coding sequence ATGGTCCACACCGAGACACTCGCCAGCGCCGCGCTCAACACCGTGTCCCGGGTCTCGGGCGGACTCGCGGGTGCGGGCACCTACACGCTGTTCCACATGCCACTGGCCCGGAGCAGAATGCGGAACTCGGAACGGGAGCTGTTCGGCAAGGCCGACACCGGGCGGCTGAAGGTCAACGGCAAACTCGCGGTGACCTACCGGTGGGGCGACGGCGAACGGCCCGTCCTCCTGGTGCACGGCTGGCAGTCGCGCGGCTCGCGCCTCGCGGACTTCGTCCCCGGCCTCCTCGACCGGGGCTACAGCGTCATCACCTTCGACGCGCCCGGCCACGGCGACGCCACCGGGCGCAGCACCACGATTCTCGAGTACCGCGACATCATCACCGGACTCCAGAACGAGTACGGCGAGTTCGAGGCCGTGATCGCACACTCGCTGGGCGCCCTCGGCTCGTTCTTCGCGTTGCAGGGCGGGGTGACGGCGAAGAGGATCGTCACCATCAGCGGGGTCTGCGACTACGACTACCTGATCGAGGAGTTCTCCTCCGCGCTCAAGCTGCGCGGCCCGCTGAAGGCTCAGCTGCACCAGCGTGTCGCGAAGAACCTCTTCCCCGGCATGCCGGCCGAGCTGACGCCGTTCTCCGCCGTGAACACGGTGACGGACCTGGAGCCCCCGCTCCTGGTCATCCATGACGAGGACGACACCAGGATCAGCGTGAAGCAGGGGCGCCGGCTCGCCGCCGCGTTCGGCGGTCAGGCGCGGCTGATCATCACGAGCGGACTCGGGCACCGCCGGATCCTGGGCGATGCGGACGTCGTGCGCACCGTGCTGGACTTCGTCGAGCACGGACCGGACCGCTCCGCGGACGCGCCCACCGAGGCGGAAGCGGCCAGCGAGGCGGCCGCCACCCAGTGA